Proteins encoded together in one Accipiter gentilis chromosome 16, bAccGen1.1, whole genome shotgun sequence window:
- the LOC126046629 gene encoding ras-like GTP-binding protein RHO, translating into MAALRRKLTVVGDDCCGKTCLLFALCHKQLPKTYEPTLFDAYATDTEVDGKEVKLILFDVAGKNEVSYRNLRSVFYEDTDIILMCFSVDRHDSQQNILDFWIPEIKVFCPTVPIILVATKTELRGDEGIKKTLTSPGNEPISTTEGKALAASIGAYAYLECSAKTKEGIDTALEIISQCALNEKRRRKRHYRRCQIL; encoded by the coding sequence ATGGCTGCTCTTAGGAGAAAGCTAACTGTAGTTGGAGATGACTGCTGTGGTAAGACATGCCTCCTCTTTGCTCTGTGTCACAAGCAGCTTCCCAAGACCTATGAGCCAACTCTGTTTGACGCTTATGCCACTGACACAGAAGTAGATGGGAAAGAGGTGAAACTAATTCTGTTCGATGTGGCAGGGAAGAATGAAGTCAGTTACCGAAATCTCCGCTCAGTGTTCTACGAGGACACCGACATTATTTTAATGTGCTTCTCTGTGGACAGGCATGACTCACAGCAAAACATCCTTGATTTTTGGATTCCAGAAATCAAAGTGTTCTGCCCCACAGTACCTATTATTCTGGTGGCTACCAAGACAGAACTCAGGGGCGATGAAGGTATTAAGAAGACACTAACTTCTCCAGGCAATGAGCCAATTAGCactacagaaggaaaagctttagCTGCCAGCATCGGGGCATATGCTTATCTGGAGTGTTCTGCCAAGACAAAAGAAGGTATTGATACAGCCCTGGAGATTATTAGCCAATGTGCTTTaaatgagaaaaggaggagaaagaggcacTACAGGCGCTGCCAAATTTTGTAA